The proteins below come from a single Argentina anserina chromosome 1, drPotAnse1.1, whole genome shotgun sequence genomic window:
- the LOC126789435 gene encoding uncharacterized protein LOC126789435 yields the protein METEITDEKSVRSLVVGGNSGTSKAYCKCGEGWQCVIKRTEGPDSGKAFFKCGENCTCVIDGDGTVKELEKIDPSEAYCECGEGWTCVISKVEGPEADKTAFECADGCSCVTTA from the exons ATGGAGACTGAGATCACCGATGAGAAATCTGTcag GTCTCTCGTGGTTGGAGGGAACTCTGGCACTAGCAAGGCATATTGCAAGTGCGGCGAAGGGTGGCAATGTGTCATCAAAAGGACTGAAGGTCCTGATTCCGGCAAGGCCTTCTTCAAATGTGGTGAAAATTGCACTTGTGTCAT AGATGGAGATGGTACAGTGAAGGAGCTAGAGAAAATTGATCCTAGCGAAGCATACTGCGAGTGTGGTGAAGGTTGGACTTGTGTCATCTCAAAGGTTGAAGGTCCCGAAGCTGACAAGACCGCCTTCGAATGTGCTGATGGTTGCTCTTGTGTCACTACTGCCTGA
- the LOC126788137 gene encoding protein DETOXIFICATION 27, translating to MPSNTNSALVEAEALLLAEYSASDVGLKHEHHDVELIDEDDQRLGRRVWIESKKLWHIVGPAIFSRVASYSMLVITQAFAGHLGDLELAAISIANNVIVGFDFGLLLGMASALETLCGQAYGAKKYYMLGVYMQRSWIVLFLCCILLLPLYLFASPVLKVLGQPADVAELCGLVSMAMIPLHFSFAFQFPLQRFLQSQLKTGVIAWVSLAALIVHIFVSWFFVYRLELGVIGTAITLNFSWWALTFGLFFYTIWGGCPITWGGFSIEAFSGLWEFIKLSAASGVMLCLENWYYRILILMTGNLQNAEIAVDALSICMTINGWELMIPLAFFAGTGVRVANELGAGNSKAAKFATTVAVVTSVIIGLFFWVLIMMFHTELSYIFTTSIPVLTEVNKLSILLAFTILLNSVQPILSGVAVGSGWQSYVAYINLGCYYLIGVPLGFLMGWVFHQGVMGIWAGMIFGGTAVQTLILAIITIRCDWEEEAEKASMHVFKWADKK from the exons ATGCCGAGTAATACAAACAGTGCATTAGTGGAAGCGGAGGCTCTGTTGTTGGCGGAGTACTCAGCTTCAGACGTCGGTTTAAAACACGAGCATCACGATGTTGAGCTCATTGATGAAGATGATCAACGTCTGGGAAGGAGGGTCTGGATTGAATCAAAGAAGCTTTGGCACATAGTTGGTCCGGCGATTTTTAGCCGTGTCGCCTCCTATTCGATGCTGGTCATCACCCAAGCTTTCGCCGGCCACCTCGGCGACTTAGAGCTCGCCGCAATCTCTATTGCCAATAATGTCATCGTCGGTTTCGATTTCGGCCTCTTG TTGGGAATGGCGAGTGCCTTGGAAACACTATGTGGGCAAGCTTATGGTGCCAAGAAGTACTATATGCTTGGGGTGTACATGCAACGCTCATGGATAGTACTCTTCTTGTGTTGCATCCTCCTCCTGCCGCTCTATCTCTTCGCCTCGCCGGTCTTAAAGGTTTTAGGCCAGCCGGCCGACGTAGCAGAGTTATGTGGGCTTGTGTCCATGGCCATGATACCACTCCACTTCAGCTTCGCGTTTCAGTTCCCGCTGCAAAGGTTCTTGCAGAGCCAGCTGAAGACAGGTGTGATTGCCTGGGTGTCTCTGGCAGCTCTGATTGTTCATATATTTGTGAGTTGGTTCTTTGTGTATAGGCTTGAGCTTGGAGTCATTGGAACTGCAATTACCTTAAACTTTTCATGGTGGGCGTTGACGTTCGGGCTTTTCTTTTACACTATTTGGGGTGGCTGCCCTATAACATGGGGTGGATTCTCCATTGAAGCGTTTTCTGGTCTTTGGGAGTTCATTAAACTCTCTGCTGCTTCTGGAGTTATGCTCTG CTTGGAGAATTGGTATTATAGAATACTAATTCTGATGACCGGAAATCTACAAAATGCAGAGATTGCTGTGGATGCTTTGTCTATATG CATGACCATTAACGGCTGGGAGCTGATGATCCCTCTGGCTTTCTTCGCTGGAACGGG AGTGAGGGTTGCAAATGAGCTTGGAGCTGGGAATAGCAAGGCAGCTAAGTTTGCAACTACAGTAGCAGTTGTGACATCTGTTATAATTGGCCTCTTCTTCTGGGTTTTGATTATGATGTTCCACACTGAGCTCAGCTATATATTCACAACCAGTATACCTGTCCTTACTGAAGTAAATAAACTCTCCATCTTGTTGGCGTTCACAATTCTTCTCAACAGTGTCCAACCTATTCTCTCTG GTGTGGCTGTGGGATCTGGGTGGCAGTCATATGTGGCATACATAAACTTGGGTTGCTATTATCTAATTGGAGTGCCACTAGGGTTTCTCATGGGTTGGGTCTTCCATCAAGGAGTTATG GGAATTTGGGCTGGAATGATTTTTGGAGGGACAGCAGTCCAAACCTTGATATTGGCCATCATTACCATTAGATGTGATTGGGAAGAAGAG GCAGAAAAGGCAAGCATGCATGTCTTCAAGTGGGCAGATAAAAAATAG